In a genomic window of Telopea speciosissima isolate NSW1024214 ecotype Mountain lineage chromosome 5, Tspe_v1, whole genome shotgun sequence:
- the LOC122661741 gene encoding protein DETOXIFICATION 27-like: MDTINKRQQRRGRFRERVWIESKLLWQIVGPAIFSRVSSYSMNVITQAFTSHIGDLELVSLSITNNVIVGFNYGLLLGMASALETLCGQAFGAKKFHKLGIYLQRSWIVLFLFSVLLLPMYVFATSILKWMGQPEDVAEQSGMVVMNYLRARMWVTVARTSQSKSPRNMMGLASLICVPSHRRA; this comes from the exons ATGG ATACCATCAATAAGAGacaacaaagaagaggaagatttAGGGAAAGGGTTTGGATCGAATCAAAATTGTTATGGCAGATCGTTGGTCCAGCCATCTTCAGTCGTGTCTCCTCCTACTCCATGAATGTCATCACCCAAGCTTTCACTAGCCATATTGGTGATCTCGAGCTCGTTTCCCTCTCCATCACCAATAATGTCATTGTTGGCTTCAATTACGGTCTCTTG TTAGGAATGGCTAGTGCATTGGAGACACTATGTGGTCAGGCATTTGGAGCCAAGAAATTCCATAAGTTGGGAATCTATTTGCAGAGATCATGGAttgttctgtttcttttctctgTTCTACTACTGCCCATGTACGTATTTGCTACTTCTATTCTGAAATGGATGGGGCAACCGGAGGATGTGGCAGAGCAGTCGGGTATGGTG GTGATGAACTACCTGCGTGCACGTATGTGGGTGACGGTGGCCAGGACTTCACAAAGCAAGAGCCCGAGGAACATGATGGGTCTTGCATCTCTGATCTGTGTGCCTTCTCATAGGCGGGCCTGA